A genomic segment from Spirochaetota bacterium encodes:
- a CDS encoding O-antigen ligase family protein gives MEHLVFSVVAKNIPRRFAPYLQGHIIVAFLLFLALPVIRIQSIPAFGITQFIIHCVVFVACMSALACMVRRGGEEKLRLSAVDFLVAGFYALYFVAGALSENRELSFTDLSGEFFMIGLYIFFRATLAGPSGEDFIEKISMFAALAAITLSLWGLAQYFFDFDVPQGLKLLFKTHHYPVVASMGNPNFLAEFIALSLPLSFHFLLARKSALPLVAVAVVAGLAVFLTYSRLGWFAMAFALLLLLATGNRGERRRLVAAMATVAVITGLFFLYHHRTGSTRSDRILRSFEMSRATPLFERTVIYRAGLSMLHDAGFFGMGPGMFGYRYLDYQGRVLHSGSAGPSRSLPVDLDHAHNDIIEIGVDLGYGALAVFILLIGFGSAAGVRALARPSAGRSPGNLGLVPLIYLPFCLWSFAFYMPFSKIILLLSLAFIASRSRSVEVGAVRPRLVGPLIAILMAVFMVADARYAFSVRQYGKGLSFFKSNFEKSFEHFRNGVEWYPYNGYNYFSMGALLLNNGRSEGIGFLKQSMKYFSNSSTYLYIARGLRDHGSLEEAKRWYRHLIFIRPDIRRAHEEYREILDRSGKQ, from the coding sequence ATGGAACACCTCGTCTTCAGTGTAGTCGCAAAAAACATTCCGCGGCGATTCGCGCCGTACCTGCAAGGCCACATTATTGTGGCCTTTCTGCTGTTTCTGGCGCTTCCGGTGATCAGGATCCAGTCCATCCCCGCCTTCGGCATCACCCAATTCATCATTCACTGCGTGGTGTTCGTCGCGTGCATGTCCGCCCTCGCGTGCATGGTCCGTCGCGGCGGCGAAGAAAAGCTTCGTCTTTCAGCGGTAGACTTCCTTGTCGCCGGCTTCTACGCGCTGTATTTCGTTGCCGGCGCCCTTTCGGAAAACCGCGAGCTTTCGTTTACCGACCTCTCGGGCGAGTTTTTCATGATCGGACTGTATATTTTTTTCAGGGCGACGCTCGCCGGACCTTCGGGTGAGGATTTTATTGAAAAGATATCCATGTTCGCCGCGCTGGCTGCGATAACCCTTTCGCTGTGGGGCCTCGCCCAGTATTTTTTCGACTTCGACGTTCCGCAAGGTCTCAAGCTTTTGTTTAAGACACACCACTATCCCGTCGTCGCTTCCATGGGGAATCCTAATTTTCTGGCCGAATTCATTGCACTGTCGCTTCCGCTTTCCTTCCACTTTCTGCTTGCCCGGAAAAGCGCGCTGCCGTTGGTGGCCGTCGCGGTGGTTGCGGGGCTTGCGGTCTTCCTTACCTATTCGCGTCTGGGCTGGTTCGCGATGGCTTTTGCGCTGCTGCTGCTTCTGGCAACCGGGAACAGGGGTGAACGCCGGAGGCTTGTCGCGGCAATGGCGACGGTCGCTGTCATCACGGGCCTTTTCTTCCTTTACCATCACCGGACGGGCTCGACGAGATCCGACAGGATTTTGCGCAGCTTCGAGATGTCGAGAGCAACGCCCCTTTTCGAGCGGACGGTCATCTATCGCGCCGGGCTTTCCATGCTCCACGACGCGGGTTTTTTCGGAATGGGCCCGGGAATGTTCGGATACCGGTATCTCGATTACCAGGGGAGAGTCCTGCATTCCGGAAGCGCGGGGCCGTCCAGAAGCCTTCCGGTCGACCTGGATCACGCGCATAACGATATAATCGAGATCGGGGTCGACCTCGGATACGGGGCCCTGGCGGTTTTTATTCTGCTCATCGGCTTCGGTTCGGCCGCCGGGGTCCGCGCCCTTGCGCGGCCATCCGCCGGCCGTTCGCCGGGAAATCTCGGCCTGGTGCCGCTGATCTACCTGCCGTTCTGTCTGTGGTCGTTCGCCTTCTATATGCCTTTTAGCAAGATCATACTCCTGCTTTCGCTTGCGTTTATCGCCTCGCGTTCGCGTTCAGTGGAAGTCGGCGCCGTGCGGCCACGGCTGGTCGGCCCGCTCATTGCGATACTTATGGCCGTTTTCATGGTGGCGGATGCGCGGTACGCTTTTTCCGTACGACAATACGGGAAGGGTCTCTCCTTTTTTAAAAGTAATTTCGAAAAATCCTTCGAACATTTTCGGAATGGCGTGGAATGGTATCCATATAACGGCTATAATTATTTTTCGATGGGGGCGCTGCTTCTCAACAACGGGCGGAGCGAGGGCATAGGCTTTTTAAAACAATCGATGAAGTACTTCAGCAATTCTTCAACGTACCTCTATATCGCGCGCGGGTTGCGGGACCATGGCTCCCTCGAAGAGGCGAAGCGCTGGTATCGGCATCTCATCTTTATAAGACCGGACATTCGACGGGCGCATGAGGAGTATCGCGAAATTCTCGACAGGAGCGGAAAACAATGA
- a CDS encoding MoaD/ThiS family protein, which yields MKIKIKAFASVKDLCGFSERVFDLPERATAADAVRKLEQECGQGVVGLDYLLLAVNEEYCRGERVLAENDVLALFPPVSGG from the coding sequence ATGAAGATTAAAATAAAGGCCTTCGCGAGCGTTAAGGACCTGTGCGGGTTCTCGGAACGGGTGTTTGACCTACCCGAACGTGCGACCGCCGCCGATGCGGTGCGCAAGCTCGAACAGGAATGCGGGCAAGGCGTTGTCGGACTCGATTACCTTCTCCTCGCGGTAAACGAGGAATACTGCCGGGGCGAGCGGGTGCTGGCTGAAAACGACGTACTGGCCCTTTTCCCGCCGGTAAGCGGCGGGTGA
- a CDS encoding molybdenum cofactor biosynthesis protein MoaE, producing MKTVRLQNDPIECAAALAATGTEEDGAVLTFIGTPRRDSAGRPVEHLFYEAYEGMALKEMDRIADEALAAWPITDCMIIHRTGRVDPGQASILIAVSARHRDEGFAALRFIIDTVKKTVPIWKKEAYADGSEWVSDRV from the coding sequence ATGAAAACGGTACGACTGCAGAACGATCCGATCGAGTGCGCGGCCGCCCTCGCCGCGACCGGGACCGAGGAGGACGGCGCGGTGCTCACCTTCATCGGAACGCCACGAAGGGATTCGGCGGGAAGGCCGGTCGAGCACCTCTTTTACGAGGCCTACGAGGGGATGGCGCTCAAAGAGATGGATAGGATCGCCGACGAGGCGCTCGCCGCCTGGCCCATCACCGACTGCATGATCATTCATCGCACGGGGCGGGTCGATCCCGGACAGGCGAGCATTCTGATAGCGGTATCGGCACGTCACAGGGATGAGGGTTTCGCGGCGCTCCGGTTCATCATCGACACCGTGAAAAAAACGGTGCCGATATGGAAGAAGGAAGCGTATGCCGACGGGTCGGAGTGGGTTTCCGACAGGGTTTAA
- a CDS encoding HEPN domain-containing protein, with the protein MNGTTDTTRMETTPEHTRGFRLSKSREKLELASIMLRKGQYGEVVRYSYLSMFYAVRMLLLEEGTDSDDPAKIIELAERYFEPTGWSALDIGALLAMPEGPARKGTGITREKAEMFYGKASEVFSRIEEPGPAARG; encoded by the coding sequence ATGAATGGAACGACGGACACTACGCGCATGGAAACCACGCCCGAGCACACACGCGGTTTTCGACTGTCCAAGAGCAGGGAGAAGCTCGAACTGGCCTCGATCATGCTTCGGAAGGGCCAGTACGGCGAAGTGGTCAGGTATTCCTATCTTTCCATGTTTTACGCGGTACGCATGCTTCTGCTCGAAGAGGGTACGGATTCAGACGATCCCGCGAAAATCATCGAGCTTGCCGAACGCTATTTCGAGCCGACAGGCTGGAGCGCGCTCGATATCGGCGCCCTTCTGGCCATGCCCGAAGGTCCGGCGCGTAAAGGGACGGGAATTACACGAGAGAAGGCCGAGATGTTTTACGGCAAGGCCAGCGAGGTTTTTTCCCGTATCGAAGAGCCGGGGCCGGCCGCGCGCGGTTAA
- a CDS encoding cofactor-independent phosphoglycerate mutase: MNDHRIAVLLGDGMADYAIDSLDGKTPLEAADTPNMDYLAGNGLLGLAKTVPDGMPPGSDTASISVFGYDPRDVYTGRAPLEALNMGIDLGPRDVAFRCNLVTIDDDGVLVDFSAHHIETEFAHAVIREFASVMGTKSFEFHPGVSYRHILVWRDYPHDDLADTTPPHDIQGQGSDLHRPRGPGAETLNRLMDESMRVIRSSPAINKALARYRGRPVSAWLWGAGRKPSMPSLRERFGLSGYTISAVDLIHGIGRAVGLSPLWVDGVTGYLDTNYRGKADALLSAMERANFVFLHVESPDESGHEGNLEHKMKAIEDFDAMVVGRVMEGMRRYDDYTLLVMPDHPTPVSLRTHTSDPVPFCIYSPRGIAVRDYRRDGISGFNEPSAGKTGLYVGEAHRLMEIMINKSF, encoded by the coding sequence ATGAATGACCACAGGATCGCAGTGCTTCTCGGCGACGGCATGGCGGATTATGCCATCGACTCGCTTGACGGCAAAACGCCGCTTGAGGCCGCCGATACTCCCAACATGGATTACCTCGCCGGAAACGGCCTGCTGGGCCTCGCCAAAACAGTGCCCGACGGCATGCCCCCGGGAAGTGACACCGCGAGCATTTCGGTGTTCGGGTATGACCCGCGGGATGTCTATACGGGGCGCGCGCCGCTGGAGGCGCTCAACATGGGGATAGATTTGGGCCCGCGCGACGTGGCGTTTCGCTGTAACCTGGTGACGATCGATGACGACGGTGTTCTCGTCGATTTCAGCGCGCACCATATCGAGACCGAATTTGCTCATGCGGTGATTCGGGAGTTCGCGTCGGTTATGGGAACGAAATCATTCGAGTTCCATCCGGGTGTTTCATACCGGCATATCCTGGTGTGGCGGGACTATCCGCACGATGATCTGGCCGATACCACGCCGCCTCACGATATACAGGGACAGGGCTCGGACCTGCACCGGCCGCGCGGTCCCGGTGCGGAGACGCTTAATCGTCTGATGGATGAATCGATGCGGGTGATCCGGTCATCGCCGGCGATCAACAAGGCGTTGGCGCGCTATCGCGGGAGGCCCGTTTCGGCCTGGCTGTGGGGGGCGGGGCGGAAGCCCTCAATGCCGTCTCTCCGGGAGCGCTTCGGGCTCTCGGGCTACACCATATCGGCGGTGGACCTCATTCATGGCATCGGTCGGGCGGTGGGGCTCTCGCCGCTGTGGGTCGACGGAGTGACCGGTTACCTGGATACCAATTACCGCGGCAAGGCCGATGCGCTCCTTTCCGCGATGGAGCGCGCCAATTTCGTGTTCCTGCACGTGGAGTCCCCCGACGAGTCGGGCCACGAGGGAAACCTCGAGCACAAGATGAAGGCCATCGAGGATTTCGACGCCATGGTGGTCGGGCGGGTGATGGAAGGGATGCGCCGCTATGATGATTACACCCTGCTCGTGATGCCCGACCATCCGACCCCGGTCAGCCTTCGCACGCATACCTCCGACCCGGTGCCCTTCTGTATATATTCGCCACGGGGAATCGCCGTGCGCGATTACCGTCGGGACGGCATAAGCGGTTTCAACGAACCGTCCGCCGGGAAAACCGGCCTGTACGTCGGGGAGGCTCACCGCCTCATGGAAATAATGATTAATAAAAGCTTTTAA
- a CDS encoding SH3 domain-containing protein, which yields MKRSTIIGIIILAVALVALVAWALLRGYDLEDAIDRYDSGRYLSAIEILGRLLRTADYDAGEKIYYYRCRALNGLAEELERKYGDELRAAASDNTDERAREKERTYLEKKLAKINDRIGADLTLVIDKKMGRIVSRGKFYDEFAARYKGSRYIEDLDFEELKKIERLEPGRLLGAIAGFSARYPGTIHLGPIVRAIFSVLGEGSVTVKEREGLVRELVVEYARRYPTSAEVQRLFTCVGDDVNLRNSPGIEGQVVGKIARDEIVLQLEKSMDTAQVGDVRDHWYRVATMGGLRGWIFGKFLKPIEVMPYKEDRAGISWAVEDRFSEWDDSYTPKNWMHMENADRSSVSFAGPGGAKILRLNAVKGKTTGLFRRFDPGTSFALGVRARMIAGDSVVLIAKGVGGGKSYALTIRGEEIELSGRKIPLHTSDWHDYTIESKDGGHARLLVDGEPVLSRIPPTGSAVFSGGGIYCLYTGEDEAALVEVEYIRLR from the coding sequence ATGAAACGTTCGACGATTATCGGAATCATCATCCTCGCCGTCGCGCTCGTCGCGCTCGTCGCCTGGGCGCTCCTGCGGGGGTACGACCTCGAGGACGCCATAGACAGGTACGACAGCGGCAGGTACCTCTCGGCGATTGAAATACTCGGCCGCCTCCTGCGCACCGCCGACTACGACGCCGGTGAGAAGATCTATTATTACCGCTGCAGGGCCCTCAACGGCCTTGCGGAAGAGCTCGAGCGCAAATACGGCGACGAGCTGCGCGCCGCGGCCTCGGATAACACCGACGAGCGCGCCAGGGAAAAGGAACGGACCTACCTGGAGAAAAAGCTTGCGAAGATAAACGACAGGATCGGCGCCGACCTGACGCTCGTTATCGATAAAAAAATGGGGAGAATCGTTTCGCGCGGAAAATTTTACGATGAGTTCGCCGCGCGCTACAAGGGCAGCCGGTATATCGAGGACCTGGATTTCGAGGAGCTGAAAAAGATCGAGCGCCTGGAGCCGGGACGGCTGCTCGGCGCCATCGCCGGTTTTTCCGCGCGCTATCCCGGCACCATTCACCTCGGTCCCATTGTACGGGCGATTTTCTCCGTGCTCGGGGAGGGGAGCGTTACGGTGAAGGAACGGGAGGGTCTCGTCAGGGAGCTCGTCGTCGAGTATGCCCGGCGGTATCCGACCAGCGCAGAGGTGCAACGGTTGTTTACCTGTGTGGGCGATGATGTCAATCTGCGCAACTCGCCCGGAATAGAAGGGCAGGTTGTGGGCAAGATAGCCCGGGATGAGATCGTCCTGCAGCTCGAAAAATCGATGGATACCGCGCAGGTGGGTGATGTCCGCGACCACTGGTACCGTGTGGCGACCATGGGAGGGCTGCGAGGATGGATATTCGGAAAATTCCTCAAACCGATCGAGGTGATGCCTTACAAGGAGGACAGGGCCGGCATATCATGGGCGGTCGAGGACCGCTTTTCGGAATGGGACGATTCGTACACGCCGAAGAACTGGATGCACATGGAGAACGCCGATCGATCGTCCGTATCCTTCGCGGGCCCCGGCGGAGCCAAAATCCTCAGACTGAACGCGGTCAAGGGAAAGACCACGGGCCTCTTCCGGCGCTTCGATCCGGGAACGAGTTTCGCGCTCGGAGTGCGGGCGCGGATGATCGCCGGCGATTCGGTGGTCCTGATCGCGAAGGGTGTCGGAGGAGGGAAGAGTTACGCGCTTACCATACGCGGCGAGGAGATCGAATTGTCCGGCAGAAAGATACCGCTGCACACTTCGGACTGGCACGATTATACGATCGAAAGCAAGGACGGAGGTCATGCGCGCCTTCTTGTTGACGGTGAACCGGTGCTGAGCAGGATACCGCCGACCGGGAGCGCGGTGTTCTCGGGAGGCGGTATTTATTGCCTGTACACCGGCGAGGACGAGGCGGCGCTCGTTGAGGTCGAATACATCAGGCTGAGATAA
- a CDS encoding flagellar filament outer layer protein FlaA, which translates to MKRSVLFSLILLMALLPVYSQEKPAEKPAATDKVVTGDQLYSELTVEDFETTQYSDKDISFTKSGEQQASISIRDQFPAPISNSKKYLGAKIYGKQGDNLTINPPKTLIIDKFCKSISIWVYGKNFSGELSMFLKDADAKVHRIPIGKLNFLGWRKMTVTLSDQVSQEDKFLTQKRQLEIMKFLYKPGNTGRLPIWNYFYMDDIIALVREKYTDRQSDEW; encoded by the coding sequence ATGAAACGAAGTGTACTTTTCTCGCTTATTCTTCTCATGGCGCTTTTGCCCGTTTACTCGCAGGAAAAGCCCGCCGAAAAACCCGCCGCAACCGACAAAGTGGTCACCGGCGACCAGCTTTATTCCGAATTAACCGTCGAGGACTTCGAGACGACTCAATACTCGGACAAGGACATAAGCTTCACGAAGTCCGGCGAACAGCAGGCGAGCATCTCGATCCGGGACCAGTTCCCCGCGCCGATCAGCAACTCGAAAAAATATCTCGGTGCGAAGATATATGGAAAGCAGGGCGACAACCTTACAATAAATCCCCCCAAAACCCTGATCATAGACAAGTTCTGCAAATCCATTTCGATATGGGTATACGGCAAGAACTTCTCGGGAGAGCTTTCAATGTTCCTTAAAGACGCCGACGCCAAGGTCCACCGGATCCCGATCGGCAAGTTGAACTTCCTCGGATGGAGAAAAATGACCGTCACACTGTCCGACCAGGTGTCCCAGGAAGACAAGTTCCTCACCCAGAAGCGTCAGCTCGAGATCATGAAGTTCCTTTACAAGCCGGGAAACACCGGGCGCCTTCCCATCTGGAACTACTTCTATATGGACGATATTATCGCGCTGGTGCGCGAAAAATATACGGACCGCCAGAGCGACGAGTGGTAG
- a CDS encoding ABC transporter permease, with amino-acid sequence MEFLDQAGFTILLLARAFYYLKEAPPKAREIVTQMYFAGVKTLLVCSLVGVFTGMILALQTGIELQNFGMQYQIGHLIVASMTREMGPFMAAIIITASVGSAMAAEIGTMKVYDEIDALEMMSISPVKFLVMPRVVALATMMPVVSIYIIVLACLGGAVVANSILNVSFNVYMKHLYKGIHFKPIYVGLLKAFVFGLIISGVSCAYGLRATSGELGVGHATRSSVVASFLLVLIIGYFITALFYG; translated from the coding sequence ATGGAATTCCTCGACCAGGCGGGCTTCACCATCCTGCTGCTCGCCCGCGCGTTCTATTATCTGAAAGAGGCGCCGCCGAAGGCGCGGGAGATCGTCACCCAGATGTACTTTGCCGGCGTGAAGACCCTGCTGGTATGCTCGCTGGTCGGCGTCTTCACGGGAATGATCCTCGCGCTACAGACGGGGATAGAGCTGCAGAACTTCGGGATGCAGTACCAGATAGGCCATCTCATTGTCGCGTCGATGACCAGGGAGATGGGCCCCTTTATGGCCGCGATCATCATTACGGCGTCGGTCGGCTCGGCCATGGCGGCCGAGATCGGCACAATGAAGGTCTACGACGAAATCGACGCGCTCGAGATGATGTCGATAAGCCCGGTGAAGTTTCTCGTTATGCCCAGGGTCGTTGCGCTCGCCACCATGATGCCGGTGGTTTCCATCTACATCATCGTCCTCGCCTGCCTGGGCGGCGCCGTGGTCGCGAATTCGATACTCAATGTATCGTTTAACGTGTATATGAAGCACCTTTACAAGGGGATACACTTCAAGCCTATATACGTGGGGCTGCTCAAGGCGTTCGTGTTCGGCCTCATCATCTCGGGGGTGAGCTGCGCTTACGGCCTGCGGGCGACGAGCGGAGAGCTCGGGGTGGGGCACGCAACACGCTCGTCGGTGGTGGCGTCCTTCCTCCTGGTGCTCATCATCGGCTATTTCATCACCGCGCTTTTTTACGGATGA
- a CDS encoding ATP-binding cassette domain-containing protein, which translates to MIEFVNVHKSFGPKRVLGGFNLTIEKGETFVIIGQSGIGKTVALRHVAGLLQPDTGAVRVDGVQVNGASPGTMRKLRERMGVLFQSGALINWMTVAENVALPLSEHRRFPKKEIDRLVDEKLELLELGDAKRKTPSEISGGMKKRVALARVLMSNPDIILYDEPTTGLDPVMSMVISDLIRQMQRDFGVTSLVVTHDMKSAFYVGDRIGMLYGGELVQVGSPWEIKGTENAVVRQFINGEMEGPIRAQ; encoded by the coding sequence ATGATAGAGTTCGTAAACGTGCATAAATCGTTCGGTCCGAAGCGGGTGCTCGGTGGTTTCAACCTTACAATAGAAAAAGGGGAGACCTTCGTCATCATCGGCCAGTCGGGCATAGGGAAGACCGTGGCGCTCCGGCACGTCGCGGGGCTGCTCCAGCCGGATACGGGAGCGGTACGCGTGGATGGCGTACAGGTGAACGGTGCGTCGCCGGGGACCATGCGGAAACTGCGCGAGCGCATGGGGGTGCTCTTCCAGTCCGGCGCGCTCATCAACTGGATGACGGTGGCCGAAAACGTGGCGCTCCCCCTCTCGGAACACAGGCGGTTCCCGAAAAAGGAGATCGACCGCCTGGTCGACGAAAAGCTCGAGCTTTTGGAGCTTGGCGACGCGAAGCGGAAGACCCCGTCGGAGATCAGCGGCGGCATGAAAAAGCGAGTGGCACTTGCGCGGGTGCTCATGAGCAATCCGGACATTATCCTTTACGACGAGCCCACCACGGGTCTCGATCCGGTGATGTCCATGGTGATCAGCGATCTCATCCGGCAGATGCAGCGTGATTTCGGGGTAACGTCGCTCGTGGTGACGCACGACATGAAAAGCGCCTTCTATGTCGGGGACAGGATCGGGATGCTCTACGGCGGAGAGCTGGTGCAGGTCGGCTCGCCCTGGGAGATCAAGGGCACGGAAAATGCCGTGGTCAGGCAGTTCATCAACGGCGAGATGGAAGGACCCATCCGCGCGCAGTGA
- a CDS encoding MlaD family protein: MRIKNEVAVGSLFMVAMIVLGYFTIMVKDEIFEPKDHYVLHAIFSNVEGLEVKDDVKVSGVRAGVVDRIVLEEEYISVYMKMYSRFAMFENYRIKIAAESALGGKFIAIYPGERERVGRKFSEIDYRTNMKGISGDDPIALFSDLVNENRENIYETIRNIQQITSKMNSGQGTLGQLINDKRVHENANDLIRELRDTMEDAREQAPITSFIRAALTAF; the protein is encoded by the coding sequence ATGCGGATTAAAAACGAAGTCGCGGTGGGTTCGCTCTTCATGGTCGCCATGATCGTGCTCGGCTATTTCACCATAATGGTCAAGGACGAGATATTCGAGCCCAAGGACCACTACGTGTTGCACGCGATCTTCTCCAACGTCGAGGGGCTTGAGGTCAAGGACGACGTGAAGGTGAGCGGCGTGCGCGCCGGCGTGGTCGACCGGATTGTTCTCGAAGAGGAATACATCTCGGTGTACATGAAGATGTACAGCCGTTTCGCGATGTTCGAGAATTATCGTATCAAGATTGCCGCCGAATCGGCGCTGGGCGGCAAGTTCATCGCCATATACCCCGGCGAGCGGGAGAGGGTGGGCCGCAAATTCAGCGAGATCGATTACCGCACCAACATGAAGGGCATTTCCGGTGACGATCCGATCGCCCTGTTCTCGGACCTTGTAAACGAGAACCGCGAAAACATCTACGAAACGATCCGTAATATCCAGCAGATAACCTCAAAGATGAACTCCGGCCAGGGGACGCTGGGTCAGCTCATCAACGACAAGCGGGTGCATGAAAACGCCAATGACCTTATCCGCGAGCTCAGAGACACCATGGAGGACGCGCGCGAACAGGCGCCGATTACCAGCTTTATCCGCGCGGCGCTGACCGCCTTCTAG
- a CDS encoding outer membrane lipoprotein carrier protein LolA, giving the protein MKLRRTLLAASLLIVFLVPPAPRAGAYKFEFTTVSDVVKRIRQRFGEVESYQASFRIVSERTGKKSQQSGTVRYKSPDRMLVEFDQPPGQKIITTGSTMWVYIPSMNVVAEQDLKSQSDSIFGAGSRSGLQRLFTRYHYKFASREQPETQKDGSKKYTLFLQMKESRSGFRTLRLWVSEDYMITRAEGETSAGKKVEIDFSNIRTDIDLPNGIFKFEPPSRVRVIKNPMISEE; this is encoded by the coding sequence ATGAAACTTCGGAGAACGCTGCTTGCGGCTTCCCTCTTGATCGTATTCCTCGTACCGCCGGCGCCCCGCGCCGGGGCGTATAAGTTCGAATTCACCACCGTGAGCGATGTCGTTAAAAGGATACGCCAACGCTTCGGGGAGGTCGAATCGTACCAGGCTTCATTCCGGATAGTTTCCGAGAGGACCGGCAAGAAGAGCCAGCAAAGCGGTACGGTGCGTTATAAATCGCCCGACAGGATGCTCGTCGAGTTCGACCAGCCGCCGGGACAGAAGATAATCACTACCGGCTCCACTATGTGGGTCTATATTCCCTCTATGAACGTGGTCGCGGAACAGGATCTCAAGTCGCAATCCGACTCGATTTTCGGGGCAGGCAGCAGGAGCGGCCTACAGCGGCTTTTCACCAGGTATCATTACAAGTTCGCCTCGCGCGAACAGCCCGAGACACAGAAGGATGGTTCGAAGAAATATACGCTCTTTCTGCAGATGAAAGAAAGCAGGAGCGGTTTCAGGACACTCCGTTTGTGGGTGTCCGAAGATTACATGATCACCCGCGCGGAGGGCGAGACGTCCGCCGGTAAAAAGGTCGAGATCGATTTTTCGAACATACGGACGGACATCGACCTGCCCAACGGCATTTTCAAATTCGAACCGCCGTCAAGAGTCAGAGTCATCAAGAATCCAATGATATCCGAGGAGTGA
- a CDS encoding RodZ domain-containing protein, with the protein MDTIGEKLRSTREAKKLSLKDVAKDTNISVTYIAALENEEFDRLPGETYVTGFMRSYADYLKLDADEIIQHYKAFKIGESATPLEELTRSTRTPVFINLVALYRQYRNVVLIAGGALGVVLIMWMFVSLFSSSIDVGGGDSISSIQDEYNRSKQNIGIENIRNLQLANDSGFTLLYGSEAVQFMVDNKEVLLLLKEIKKDSVVVELLPGERGETLEMDKPVAVKLPEFAREVMFTLKGLTENRAKIQIVLGQKPEAEAKDVAVERGVDINADNTRVVAQNEKNLKIVFEAEFIQKSYFELYLDGAEKRRGFIAAGTRERWEATEFIQVKIGNAGGLKARINGKDYNFGLPGQVANKVITWKKDINNPNVYQIVIKDW; encoded by the coding sequence GTGGATACGATAGGCGAAAAGCTGAGGAGCACGCGCGAGGCCAAAAAACTCAGCCTCAAGGACGTGGCGAAGGACACCAATATTTCGGTTACATATATCGCGGCGCTGGAAAACGAGGAATTCGACCGTTTGCCCGGAGAGACGTACGTTACGGGTTTCATGAGGAGCTACGCCGATTACCTGAAGCTCGACGCGGACGAAATAATACAGCACTACAAGGCATTCAAGATCGGTGAGAGCGCAACGCCGCTCGAAGAGCTCACGCGATCCACGCGCACGCCGGTGTTCATAAACCTGGTGGCGCTGTACCGGCAGTACCGGAACGTGGTGCTGATCGCCGGGGGCGCGCTGGGGGTCGTCCTCATTATGTGGATGTTCGTTTCCCTTTTCTCATCCAGCATCGACGTAGGCGGGGGCGATTCCATATCCAGCATCCAGGACGAATACAACCGTTCGAAGCAGAATATCGGCATTGAAAACATACGCAATCTGCAACTCGCCAACGACAGCGGTTTCACGCTGCTGTATGGGAGCGAGGCTGTCCAGTTTATGGTGGACAACAAGGAGGTACTCCTCCTGCTCAAGGAAATCAAGAAGGACTCGGTCGTGGTGGAGCTGTTGCCGGGTGAGCGCGGCGAGACGCTCGAAATGGACAAGCCGGTCGCAGTGAAGCTTCCGGAATTCGCCCGTGAGGTGATGTTCACGCTCAAGGGCCTTACCGAGAACAGGGCGAAGATCCAGATCGTGCTGGGGCAGAAGCCGGAGGCCGAGGCGAAAGACGTCGCCGTGGAGAGGGGCGTGGATATAAACGCGGACAATACGCGGGTGGTGGCACAGAACGAGAAGAACCTTAAAATCGTCTTCGAGGCCGAATTCATCCAGAAGAGCTATTTCGAACTGTACCTGGACGGAGCCGAGAAACGCCGCGGGTTCATAGCCGCCGGCACCCGCGAGCGCTGGGAGGCGACGGAATTCATCCAGGTCAAGATCGGCAACGCCGGGGGGCTCAAGGCGCGCATAAACGGTAAAGACTATAACTTCGGACTGCCCGGCCAGGTGGCCAACAAGGTCATCACCTGGAAAAAAGACATAAACAATCCCAACGTTTATCAGATCGTGATCAAAGACTGGTAA